In Thermovirga sp., the following proteins share a genomic window:
- a CDS encoding 4Fe-4S binding protein: MPHGIKISGESCRGCVNCIKACPTEAMRVIHGQLHIIDERCIACGECLRICRHRAISLEESEWNSIAADNRSLPLVTDPALCTQFSWPPDPIILKEILMDIGFDPIFEETALAFDLTALAQARTLEEHDSRELPMISTYCPSVVRLIQIRFPELIHNLSPAETPLETSVDLWRTRHNRYDIPCTLVAPCPARITMANRPVGRETSSIDNVISTARVAKEILSKNCTPSKEPTTPGKNSRWIHWSVSGGEANHVRMFGRKPLKTLAVSGL, encoded by the coding sequence AGATCTCCGGCGAATCCTGCCGGGGATGCGTAAATTGCATCAAGGCCTGCCCGACGGAAGCAATGAGAGTAATCCACGGCCAGCTGCACATCATCGATGAACGCTGCATCGCCTGTGGGGAATGTCTAAGGATATGCCGGCACAGGGCGATTTCGCTGGAGGAATCCGAATGGAATTCCATCGCCGCTGATAATCGTTCTTTACCCCTAGTGACCGACCCCGCACTGTGCACCCAATTCTCATGGCCCCCTGACCCCATAATTCTCAAAGAAATCCTCATGGATATAGGGTTCGATCCCATTTTCGAGGAAACCGCGCTGGCCTTTGACCTCACGGCCTTGGCCCAGGCTCGCACCCTCGAGGAGCACGATTCCCGAGAACTGCCCATGATATCGACCTATTGCCCCTCGGTGGTGAGGCTCATACAGATCAGATTCCCGGAGCTGATCCACAACCTTTCACCCGCCGAAACCCCCCTTGAGACCAGCGTCGATCTATGGAGAACCCGCCACAACAGGTACGACATTCCCTGCACCCTGGTGGCCCCGTGCCCGGCGCGGATCACCATGGCCAACAGGCCCGTAGGGAGGGAGACCAGTTCCATCGACAACGTGATCTCCACGGCCAGGGTGGCAAAGGAGATTCTGTCGAAAAACTGTACTCCCTCCAAGGAACCGACCACCCCTGGGAAGAACTCCCGGTGGATCCACTGGTCCGTTTCCGGCGGAGAGGCCAACCATGTCAGGATGTTCGGGAGGAAACCCCTGAAGACCCTGGCTGTTTCCGGCTTGAG